A region of Bifidobacterium adolescentis ATCC 15703 DNA encodes the following proteins:
- the rplC gene encoding 50S ribosomal protein L3, producing the protein MSNRTALLGKKLGMSQVWDENGFFVPVTLVDVSTNVVTAVKSEESDGYKAVQLGYGQVDPTKVTKPLAGHFAKAGVTPRRHLAEVRTDNAEEFEPGQELTAELFPEGTLVDVTGTTKGKGFAGTIKRWGFKSYRRTHGSHKNERRPGSVGACATPSRILKGKRMAGRMGHVTNTALNLTIVSSDVENGVLAIKGAIPGPKGSIVLVRSAVKGA; encoded by the coding sequence ATGTCTAATCGCACTGCACTGCTGGGCAAGAAGCTCGGTATGTCTCAGGTCTGGGACGAGAACGGTTTCTTCGTTCCTGTGACCCTCGTTGACGTGTCCACCAACGTGGTGACCGCTGTCAAGTCCGAAGAGTCCGACGGCTACAAGGCTGTTCAGCTTGGCTACGGCCAGGTTGACCCGACCAAGGTGACCAAGCCGCTCGCCGGCCACTTCGCCAAGGCTGGCGTCACCCCGCGTCGTCACCTCGCTGAGGTCCGCACCGATAACGCCGAAGAGTTCGAGCCGGGTCAGGAGCTGACCGCTGAGCTGTTCCCGGAAGGCACCCTGGTCGACGTGACCGGTACCACCAAGGGCAAGGGCTTCGCAGGCACCATCAAGCGTTGGGGCTTCAAGTCCTATCGTCGTACCCACGGCTCTCACAAGAACGAGCGTCGTCCTGGCTCTGTTGGCGCATGCGCCACCCCGAGCCGCATCCTCAAGGGCAAGCGCATGGCTGGCCGCATGGGTCATGTGACCAACACCGCGCTGAACCTCACCATCGTTTCGTCGGATGTTGAGAACGGCGTGCTGGCTATCAAGGGCGCCATTCCGGGCCCGAAGGGCAGCATCGTTCTCGTCCGTTCGGCAGTGAAGGGAGCCTGA
- the adhE gene encoding bifunctional acetaldehyde-CoA/alcohol dehydrogenase — protein MADAKKKEEPTKPTPEEKLAAAEAEVDALVKKGLKALDEFEKLDQKQVDHIVAKASVAALNKHLVLAKMAVEETHRGLVEDKATKNIFACEHVTNYLAGQKTVGIIREDDVLGIDEIAEPVGVVAGVTPVTNPTSTAIFKSLIALKTRCPIIFGFHPGAQNCSVAAAKIVRDAAIAAGAPENCIQWIEHPSIEATGALMKHDGVATILATGGPGMVKAAYSSGKPALGVGAGNAPAYVDKNVDVVRAANDLILSKHFDYGMICATEQAIIADKDIYAPLVKELKRRKAYFVNADEKAKLEQYMFGCTAYSGQTPKLNSVVPGKSPQYIAKAAGFEIPEDATILAAECKEVGENEPLTMEKLAPVQAVLKSDNKEQAFEMCEAMLKHGAGHTAAIHTNDRDLVREYGQRMHACRIIWNSPSSLGGVGDIYNAIAPSLTLGCGSYGGNSVSGNVQAVNLINIKRIARRNNNMQWFKIPAKTYFEPNAIKYLRDMYGIEKAVIVCDKVMEQLGIVDKIIDQLRARSNRVTFRIIDYVEPEPSVETVERGAAMMREEFEPDTIIAVGGGSPMDASKIMWLLYEHPEISFSDVREKFFDIRKRAFKIPPLGKKAKLVCIPTSSGTGSEVTPFAVITDHKTGYKYPITDYALTPSVAIVDPVLARTQPRKLASDAGFDALTHAFEAYVSVYANDFTDGMALHAAKLVWDNLAESVNGEPGEEKTRAQEKMHNAATMAGMAFGSAFLGMCHGMAHTIGALCHVAHGRTNSILLPYVIRYNGSVPEEPTSWPKYNKYIAPERYQEIAKNLGVNPGKTPEEGVENLAKAVEDYRDNKLGMNKSFQECGVDEDYYWSIIDQIGMRAYEDQCAPANPRIPQIEDMKDIAIAAYYGVSQAEGHKLRVQRQGEAATEEASERA, from the coding sequence GTGGCAGACGCAAAGAAGAAGGAAGAGCCGACCAAGCCGACTCCGGAAGAGAAGCTCGCCGCAGCCGAGGCTGAGGTCGACGCTCTGGTCAAGAAGGGCCTGAAGGCTCTTGATGAATTCGAGAAGCTCGATCAGAAGCAGGTTGACCACATCGTGGCCAAGGCTTCCGTCGCAGCCCTGAACAAGCACTTGGTGCTCGCCAAGATGGCCGTCGAGGAGACCCACCGTGGTCTGGTCGAAGACAAGGCCACCAAGAACATCTTCGCCTGCGAGCATGTCACCAACTACCTGGCTGGTCAGAAGACCGTCGGCATCATCCGCGAGGACGACGTGCTGGGCATCGACGAAATCGCCGAGCCGGTTGGCGTCGTCGCTGGCGTGACCCCGGTCACCAACCCGACCTCCACCGCCATCTTCAAGTCGCTGATCGCACTGAAGACCCGCTGCCCGATCATCTTCGGCTTCCACCCGGGCGCACAGAACTGCTCCGTCGCGGCCGCCAAGATCGTTCGCGATGCCGCTATCGCAGCAGGCGCTCCTGAGAACTGTATTCAGTGGATCGAGCATCCGTCCATCGAGGCCACTGGCGCCCTGATGAAGCATGATGGTGTCGCCACCATCCTCGCCACCGGTGGTCCGGGCATGGTCAAGGCCGCATACTCCTCCGGCAAGCCGGCCCTGGGCGTCGGCGCGGGCAATGCTCCGGCATACGTTGACAAGAACGTCGACGTCGTGCGTGCAGCCAACGATCTGATTCTTTCCAAGCACTTCGATTACGGCATGATCTGCGCTACCGAGCAGGCCATCATCGCCGACAAGGACATCTACGCTCCGCTCGTTAAGGAACTCAAGCGTCGCAAGGCCTATTTCGTGAACGCTGACGAGAAGGCCAAGCTCGAGCAGTACATGTTCGGCTGCACCGCTTACTCCGGACAGACCCCGAAGCTCAACTCCGTGGTGCCGGGCAAGTCCCCGCAGTACATCGCCAAGGCCGCCGGCTTCGAGATTCCGGAAGACGCCACCATCCTTGCCGCTGAGTGCAAGGAAGTCGGCGAGAACGAGCCGCTGACCATGGAGAAGCTTGCTCCGGTCCAGGCCGTGCTGAAGTCCGACAACAAGGAACAGGCCTTCGAGATGTGCGAAGCCATGCTGAAGCATGGCGCCGGCCACACCGCCGCCATCCACACCAACGACCGTGACCTGGTCCGCGAGTACGGCCAGCGCATGCACGCCTGCCGTATCATCTGGAACTCCCCGAGCTCCCTCGGCGGCGTGGGCGACATCTACAACGCCATCGCTCCGTCCCTGACCCTGGGCTGCGGCTCCTACGGCGGCAACTCCGTGTCCGGCAACGTCCAGGCAGTCAACCTCATCAACATCAAGCGCATCGCTCGGAGGAACAACAACATGCAGTGGTTCAAGATTCCGGCCAAGACCTACTTCGAGCCGAACGCCATCAAGTACCTGCGCGACATGTACGGCATCGAAAAGGCCGTCATCGTGTGCGATAAGGTCATGGAGCAGCTCGGCATCGTTGACAAGATCATCGATCAGCTGCGTGCACGTTCCAACCGCGTGACCTTCCGTATCATCGATTATGTCGAGCCGGAGCCGAGCGTGGAGACCGTCGAACGTGGCGCCGCCATGATGCGCGAGGAGTTCGAGCCGGATACCATCATCGCCGTCGGCGGTGGTTCCCCGATGGATGCGTCCAAGATTATGTGGCTGCTGTACGAGCACCCGGAAATCTCCTTCTCCGATGTGCGTGAGAAGTTCTTCGATATCCGTAAGCGCGCGTTCAAGATTCCGCCGCTGGGCAAGAAGGCCAAGCTGGTCTGCATTCCGACTTCTTCCGGCACCGGTTCCGAAGTCACGCCGTTCGCTGTGATTACCGACCACAAGACCGGCTATAAGTACCCGATCACCGATTACGCGCTGACCCCGTCCGTCGCTATCGTCGATCCGGTGCTGGCACGTACTCAGCCGCGCAAGCTGGCTTCCGATGCTGGTTTCGATGCTCTGACCCACGCTTTTGAGGCTTATGTGTCCGTGTATGCCAACGACTTCACCGATGGTATGGCATTGCACGCTGCCAAGCTGGTTTGGGACAACCTCGCTGAGTCCGTCAATGGCGAGCCGGGTGAGGAGAAGACCCGTGCCCAGGAGAAGATGCATAATGCCGCCACCATGGCCGGCATGGCTTTCGGCTCCGCCTTCCTCGGCATGTGCCACGGCATGGCCCACACCATTGGTGCACTGTGCCACGTTGCCCACGGTCGTACCAACTCCATCCTCCTGCCGTACGTGATCCGTTACAACGGTTCCGTCCCGGAGGAGCCGACCAGCTGGCCGAAGTACAACAAGTACATCGCTCCGGAACGCTACCAGGAGATCGCCAAGAACCTTGGCGTGAACCCGGGCAAGACTCCGGAAGAGGGCGTCGAGAACCTGGCCAAGGCTGTTGAGGATTACCGTGACAACAAGCTCGGTATGAACAAGAGCTTCCAGGAGTGCGGTGTGGATGAGGACTACTATTGGTCCATCATCGACCAGATCGGCATGCGCGCCTACGAAGACCAGTGCGCACCGGCGAACCCGCGTATCCCGCAGATCGAGGATATGAAGGATATCGCCATTGCCGCCTACTACGGCGTCAGCCAGGCGGAAGGCCACAAGCTGCGCGTCCAGCGTCAGGGCGAAGCCGCTACGGAGGAAGCTTCCGAGCGCGCCTGA
- the rpsJ gene encoding 30S ribosomal protein S10: MAGQKIRIRLKSYDHEVIDQSAKKIVETVTNAGATVVGPVPLPTEKNVLVVIRSPHKYKDSREHFEMRTHKRLIDIVDPTPKAVDSLMHIDLPADVNIEIKL; this comes from the coding sequence ATGGCGGGACAGAAAATCCGCATCAGGCTTAAGTCCTATGACCATGAGGTCATCGACCAATCGGCGAAGAAGATCGTCGAAACGGTGACGAACGCGGGCGCAACTGTGGTTGGCCCGGTTCCGCTCCCGACCGAGAAGAACGTGTTGGTCGTTATCCGTTCTCCTCACAAGTACAAGGATTCTCGCGAGCATTTCGAGATGCGCACTCATAAGCGTCTCATCGACATTGTGGACCCGACCCCGAAGGCCGTGGACTCCCTCATGCATATTGATCTGCCCGCAGACGTGAACATCGAGATCAAGCTGTAA